The region gtcttgtgccagttttcaaagggaatgcttccagtttttgcccattcagtatgatattgactgtgggtttgtcataaatagctcttattattttgagatgtgtttcaTCAATActcagtttattgagagtttttagcatgaagggctgttgaattttgtcgaaggccttttctgcatctattgaaataatcatgtggtttttgtctttggttctgtctatatgatggattatgtttattgatttgtgtatgttgaaccagccttgcatcccaggaatgaagcccacttgatcatggaggataagctttttgatgtgctgctggattaggtttgccagtattttattcaggatttttgcattgatgttcatcagggatattggtctaaaattctctttttttgttgtgtctctgccaggctttggtatcaggatgatgctggcctcataaaataagttagggaggattccctctttttctattggttggaatagtttcagaaggaatggtaccacctcctccttgtacctctggtagaatttggccgtgaatctttctggtcctggactttttttggttggtaagctattaattattgcctcaacttcacagcctgttattggtctattcaaggattcaacttcttcctgctttagtcttgggagggtgtatgtgtcgaggaatttatccatttcttctagattttctaatttatttgcgtagaggtgtttgtagtattctctgacagtagtttgtatttctgtgggatcggtggtgacatcccctttatcattttttattgcatctatttgattcttctctcttttcttctttattagtcttcctagcagtctatcaattttgctgatcttttcaaaaaaccagctcctggagtcATGGattttttggaggtttttttgtgtttctatctccttcagttctgctctgatcttagttatttcttgccttctgctagctttggaatgtgtttgctcttgcttctctagttcttttaattgtgatgttagggtgtcaattttagatctttcctgctttctcttgtgggcatttagtgctataaatttccctttacacagtgctttaaatgtgtctcagagattctggtatgttgtgtctttgttctcactggtttcaaagaacatctttatttctgccttcattttgttatgtacccagtagccattcaggagcaggttgttcagtttccatgtagttgagtggttttgagtgagtttcttaatcctgagttctagtttgattgcactgtagtctgagagacagtttgttataatttctttcttttacatttgctgaggagtgctttacttccaactatgtggtcaattttggaataagtgtgatgtggtgctaagaagaatgtatattctgtcgatttggggtggagagttctgtagatgtctattaggtctgcttagtgcagagctgagttcaagtcctggatatccttttcaactttctgtctcgttaatctgtctaatgttgacagcggggtgttaaaatctcccattattattgtgtgggagtctaggtctctttgtaggtctctaaggacttgctttatgaatctgggtgctcctgtattgggtgcatatatatttaggatagttagctcttcttattgaattgatcccattaccattatgtaacggccttctttgtctcttttaatcttgttggtttaaagtctgttttatcagaggctaggattgcaacccctgccttttttgttttccatttgcttggtagatcttcctccatccctttattttgagcctatgtgtgtctctgcaggtgagatgggtctcctgaatacagcacactgatgggtcttgactcttcatccaatttgccagtctgtgtgttttaattggagcattttgcctatttacatttaaggttaatattgttgtgtgtgaatttgatcctgtcattacaatgttagctggttattttgctcattagttgatgcagtttcttcctagcattgatggtctttacaatttggcatgttttttgcagtggctggtaccagttgttgctttccatatttagtgcttccttcaggagctcttgtaaggcaggcctggtggtgacaaaatctctcagcatttatttgtctgtaaaggattttatttctccttcacttatgaagcttagtttagttggatatgaaattctgggttgaaaattcttttctttaagaatgttgaatattggccccgactgtcttctggcttacagagtttctgccgagagatctgctgttagtctgatgggcttccctttgtgggtaacccgacctttctctctggctgcccttaacactttttccttcatttcaactttggtgaatctgacaattatgtgtcttggagttgctcttctcaaggagtatctttgtggtgttctccaCAACAGGGATTCTTAAGCTTGCCATTAAAGAAAGTTGGGCTTGGGGATGAGTAGAACATAGTTCAGTGGCAGAAATTGTCCAGAAGCCAGCATGAATAACACAACTCAAGAAAAGAGAATGGTAGACTGGGAGGTTGGATCAGTGAAACAGCAAAGAGAGAAACACGAGGTGAAGGAAGTTAGTCTAGAGGATGGAGAAAAATGCACACGTGCAAATAAGGTACAATCTAACTTTCAAACACAACGTTGTATTGACACACATTCTTTCactagaagcaaaaacaaaagtgCGGGCATGGGGAGGTGGTTGCTGGTTTTCCAGACAttacaatcacaacttctggggTCCATTTAGAGCAAgggtccccaactcctgggctgtggacaggtactggtccatggcctgttaggaacttgGCCACAGAGCAGGAAGTGAGTGGTGGGTGAGCGAGCATTATCACCTGAGCTCTACCTCCTGTTAGATCAGCTCCAGCATTAGAGACCCATAGGAGCAGGaaacctattgtgaactgcgtatgcgagggatctaggttgaaagctccttatgagaatctaatgcctgatgatctaaaATGGAActgtttcatcctgaaaccatccgcACCTCCACCCCGCCCCtgccatctgtggaaaaattgtcttccaccaAACTAGTCTCtccagtctctggtgccaaaaggctggggactgctgATTTAGAGGACAAGGAAGATTTCCGATGGTAGAGGTAGGAACCAAGATGAACCCACACATAAAATGTGCAGTATTGTTTAAGCAAGGAGTTATGTTCAAAAGTGAATTCTCATTCTAATAAGGGAAAGTTATGACAACCCAAAAAATGCCTATGTagcattcttatttatttattttatttttattttttaagacagtctccctctgtcacccaggctgcagtgcagtggccccatctcagctcactacaacctccgcctcccaggttcaagccattgtctgcctcagcctcccgaatagctgaaactacaggtgcacaccagcacgcccagttaatttttgtattttcagtagagacgaggtttcaccatgttggccaggctggtctcgaactgacctcaagtgacctgattgcctcggcctcccaaaatgttgggattacaggcgtgagccactgtgtctggtcaCTATGTAGCATTCTTAAATAAGGccctatatttttaataatatttatttgtttaatatgaagaaagaaaaagtagaaaaggtTTTGCAATTTAGTCAGGAATTGTTACACAAGATACAGACTTTATTTCCATGGATTTCTGAAGCCagatgcttaaaaaaaaactctaatcAAATTTACCCCCACTATATAATATTTACCATTATACCAACCAAACTTATACAATAATTACTCTTGAAAAATAAGTAGACTGTAATATCTAATCAGTTGCAAAATATAATAGATTGCAACCAATTTgttaacaacaagaaaaaaaactccCCTAAAGAGCTTGAACCTTCACAATAATTTACAGAATTGTGTTTAACTTAATATACAAGAAAATCTGCTGTGGATAAGGCATTGCTTTATGAACCCTCCATCTTTCCTCAGAGAATAAGGCACCGATCACTAGCATTATAAATcacaaaactgtaagaaaatctGAAGACAGCAGATGCCACATATGCCACAAAGAAAAGCAGGTACCTTTAGGGCACTGACTTTAATAAACTGTGCAAATATAAGATGTATAGCAACTAAATTTTCCTTCTCTAATAAAGAGGAATCATTTTAATAGAAGATCAAcctgaaagaaaaaggaaaaagcaaatttcctaaaactttattttgaaaaaaatatatgctgTCTTTCAGTATCAGGCagagtaaaatattttagaatagtatataaaatagtatataaacAAACTGATAGCaactaaaacaattttaatgGTACATTCAGGAATTTACATTTGAAATGACATTTCTGGTCTTTTTTTTGCATGAATTCAAATGTTATGGTTATGATCCAAATATCAATATTTTGTTAATGTTACTTATTAACAAATATTACATTTAGTTATGTTTTTCAAAACAGTTAAAACTAACACACGAGATTCTAGGCTACAGATACTAAAAAATACTACTTCAGTAAAGTGTTACTGTAGCCAAcatgttttaataattatttcctaaattaatttctgaaataataagCTAGATTTAATGTTAGCTACTGGATATTATAATGATGTGTCACAAGTGCTCTGAAGGTTTTGCCAGTAATCATAACTCATAAAGCATTCTGCAAATTAAATTTCACTCAGGATGaacatatatgaaaatacatGTTAGCATTAACTATACATTTGTATAGTTAAATTATTCATATCATTTATTTGGCGATTTCACTATTTCAATAGCTCAAGAAAATTGGATCCAAATATAATGTTAACTCTTTACAAATTAGTTACCCTAAAATTTGAGCTGTTTTTCATTAGGAAATGGACTAAATTCCAGGTATACTTCCAGAAAATGAACTGGATGTTAATCTAAAAGAACTACTAGTAAAGccagataaacagaaaaaaacaataaaaatatatcgTGGAATAAATGAAACTCTAACATTGCACTAGAGTTGTCATAGAAGAGAGAAGTAGAATAATaacaagtataatttttaaaaaagttgtacATGCTTCCTGAGCAAGGGGATTCCAGAATTATAATAACTAAATAATATAAACacctaactgtatttttaaatattaactttaacGTTGGCTACTCTTAATTATCATCATGTGAGCCATTTGCTTCTCTAAGACTGCCGTGTGGTTACCTCAGACATCAATACGAACTCCATGTTTTGAAGACATCATTTGTCTGGTTCCTGTTAAATACATAACGAATGAACAGATGTGAGGTAAagatgatgtgattattacataaaACCAGAATGGCAAAGGAGAAGTTTTTCCAAATGGGCATATCCACAAACCATGACGAATCCCATCTCGGATATGATGTGAAGTCCAGGATATAAATAACATCCAGGGAAGAAAGCACCATGAGTCTTTGAGCTTGAAAAGGTGCATAGTAAATTTCAGGGTCAGAACCACAACGGGTATCACAGTAGAACAGTGAAGGAAAGGTCTTCGCGGAAGAGTCAAAGCAGCCTGAGGGAGCAAAGTAATAGCGAGTATCATTTCCTTTCtagcaaaacaaaactttatacacgcttcttaatattttaaaatattttccagagtcTATTGGACATGCAAAACAAACATGTTCTATGCCACTTCAGAATACATATaccaaaattatatatacataaaagaatataaaagtgtGAGCAGGATAtcctttacattaaaaataaaatcaaggtcTCAGGAATACGgtgattaattttttaagtttcccATTATTTGCTTAGAAAATTCACAATATGAACATAATTTATAATCTAAGTGTACGGTTTGTGTAATTTGGAGGTTTATATAATTATCCAGGGCCTCTAAGAACACTGTAAAAATATCTCACAACcaaataaaacattcttttgtTAAGGCAAAAGAGGGAAACATTTTTGTTATATCCATTTTATATTAGCTATAAACACTTTTGGAATTTATTTACAACActtagaaaaattatattattttaaatacgtATTCTAAAATTGAGTTAAATAAACTTtagtaaatttctttttttttttttttaggtggagtcttgcttagttgcccaggctggagtgcagtggcacaatctcggctcactgcaatctctgcctctcgggttaaaattctccagcctcagcctcccgagtagctgggatcataggcacctgccaccatgcccggctaatttttgtatttttagtagagacggggtttcaccatgttggccaggctggtctcgaactcctgaactcaggtgatccacccaccttggcctcccaaagtgctgggattacagacgtgagccatgaCGCCTGGCAAACTTCAGTAAATTTCTAAACCACTACCAAAATGTATACTCAATATCTGAACCAATAAAAATTTCAGGCTTAATCCCTGAATGATTGATTCATGAGTAGGGTTTTGTTCTCACCTGCTTTAAAGACTAATTTGCAGTGAGATAATccctaaacaaaaataaagctgaGGATAGTTATGATTGTCTAAATCTGAATCTCTGCACATATCCTCTAAAAGTTTATAAAacatgaaggacaaataaaactacacaaaatctCAAACCCTCAGCATAAACAGAAGCCAGAGAATGCCCATATTTGAAATTACCCGTAAGTATTAAACTAAACACCAAATCAGTGGGTTCTCTCTCTCACACTTCCATTCAAGTCaggaaaaactatattgaagagagaagaggggaaaCCTAAGATTGATGTAAAATTACCACTAGGAAGTTCAGTTTAAGTGTGAAAATACTGAAGAGTGTCCTAGTAGGTCAGAGCACTAACTGCAGGGAAAGGACTTAAGAGTGGACCTTCAAGACTCTGAAAGGTATTGATTCTGGGGGAGACAATGGTAAGAAAGGGAGAGACACCCTTTGGAGATTGgatggtgaaaaggaaaataagtagtaaaaggaagaaatgtaGTTTCCTgtccaaaaaacacaaacaaaaatcagaCAATGTTCCGACCACAAGAAAAAAAGTTACTTATTAAAGAGACTCTACCTTGTCCCACTGTCAAATCAGACCACCCTTGAACAAGGAATCCTATAAACCCTCTCCTCAAACAAGTATTCTTTAACTCTCACCTATGGTCTGAATATCAAAGAGTTTATTTTACGCTCCTCTTTCCCTGCCTTCTCCTCCACATTTTGTTTGACTTCTACTTCATCAGAGAATATGTACCATTTCtgtattattattctacttttgtcttcacctttgtttttaaattctatatCCACAATATGTTAAGTTCATCATCGGTCCTTTTGCTAACACTGCCTTAACCAAGAATATGTTAGAATAAAGAATCATGTAATATCATGAAATAAACtgataaaatataacaaatctATAAAAAGCTAGTATACGAGGAAAatcagaaatagaataaaaatatcaggccgggtggggtggctcacgcctgtaatcccagcactttgggaggctgaggcgggctgatcacctgaggtcaggagttcgagaccagcctgaccaacatgaagaaaccccatctctactaaaaatacaaaattagctgggcatggtggtgcatgcctgtaatcccagataattgggaggctgaggtagaagaatcgcttgaacctgggaggtggaggttgaggtgggctgAGATCATACtgttgcactccatcctgggcaataagagtgaaactctgtctaaaaaacaaccccccaccaaaaaaaaaacaaacatctcttgaaccctgttcctagtaacaaatacaaaacaaaaaaaaaaaatttttaaactacgtaaaacataagaaaattataTCACAAGACTCCAAAGTAAGTTAAATCTGAAACAACCATATGGGGACATAAAAAAATCTTGAATCAGAaattcaaaaatggaaaaaaaaaagattaaaaaaagataataattgaTTAAACTCAGtgtggagaaaaaacaaaaacaatctaaTAAATGACTATATTGCAATGTATCCAAGGGAGAATAGATCAAATGAAAGTTTAATAAGGCAcattgaaaaaattaatacaaaaattagctgggtatggtggtgcatgcctgttattccagctactcaggaggctgaggcatgagaatcccttgaacataggaggcagaggttgcagtgagctgagatcgcaccactgcaccccaaactgggcaacagagtaagactctgtctcaagaaagaaaagaaaagaaaaaatgcaggaAACCaacca is a window of Pongo pygmaeus isolate AG05252 chromosome 4, NHGRI_mPonPyg2-v2.0_pri, whole genome shotgun sequence DNA encoding:
- the TMEM267 gene encoding transmembrane protein 267, which translates into the protein MASETEKTHALLQTCSTESLISSLGLGVFCLVADRLLQFSTIQQNDWLRALSDNAVHCVIGMWSWAVVIGIKKKTDFGEIILAGFLASVIDVDHFFLAGSMSLKAALTLPRRPFLHCSTVIPVVVLTLKFTMHLFKLKDSWCFLPWMLFISWTSHHIRDGIRHGLWICPFGKTSPLPFWFYVIITSSLPHICSFVMYLTGTRQMMSSKHGVRIDV